A region of Paenibacillus sp. 37 DNA encodes the following proteins:
- a CDS encoding alpha/beta hydrolase family protein, with the protein MNQRPIMPEDLSHYRWISQPVISANGQVAYVEQTIDQDKNEYNTQIRGISLDGDEDIALSDGTKDSSPAWSPDGTQLTFIRSVDGGKGLWSLQSDQKETVMLISPTRKILSYIWSPNGQYIAFTSKVQPEDQQKKADAHQESASVLRGKVFERTTPKAEGSGWWDGQYSQLFVYEIKSGEITQVTSGLWNISAPVWSPDSQQLSFISKQVEDEELDTDLLYFTDIYSVRLGERDLFKVTDSSLAISQFSYSSDGQQLILIASDREYGSGSHNSLYAVPVHRGIPRPIAPQLDMQIGNAALGDMKSAGASPSPVSDANHPERGVYVLGTHNGNVDVYRIQEDGACQLVTGAGEKDVYQYTLTPDGTSLVIAALTDGHPGELYHVDINSGEMFRLTRRNDEFMAGLAVNVPVRVEFTSSDGWPLQGWLATPTIRDTNGKLPLILQIHGGPHAMYTGTYSHEMQTLVAQGYAVLWINPRGSMGYGQEFARACRGDFAGGDYRDLMEAVDYALATYDFLDASRLGVAGGSYGGVMTNWIVAHTHRFKAAVTQRCISNWLSMYGTSDIGISYVEGVIGGNPAENAEFLWSRSPLAHAHHIETPLLIMHGEQDYRTPIAQAEELYTTLKRYGKKTKLIRYPGSNHSLLKSGKPSLRIDSFEQVNAWFNQYLGNEEGEQ; encoded by the coding sequence ATGAATCAAAGACCAATTATGCCGGAGGATCTGAGTCACTACCGTTGGATAAGTCAGCCGGTGATTAGTGCTAACGGACAAGTGGCTTATGTGGAACAGACCATAGATCAGGATAAAAACGAATATAATACACAAATTCGAGGAATTTCGCTCGATGGTGATGAAGATATTGCACTTTCGGATGGAACAAAAGATTCCTCACCTGCTTGGTCGCCTGATGGCACACAGCTCACATTCATTCGCTCAGTGGATGGGGGTAAAGGACTATGGTCGCTCCAGTCAGATCAAAAAGAGACTGTCATGCTGATATCTCCCACACGTAAAATATTGAGTTATATCTGGTCGCCGAACGGGCAGTACATTGCGTTTACCAGCAAAGTACAACCGGAGGACCAACAGAAGAAAGCAGACGCACATCAGGAGTCTGCATCTGTGCTGCGAGGTAAAGTCTTCGAGCGCACAACTCCGAAGGCGGAAGGGTCTGGCTGGTGGGACGGTCAATACAGCCAGTTGTTTGTATATGAGATTAAAAGCGGGGAAATCACACAGGTGACTTCCGGGCTATGGAATATCAGTGCCCCGGTATGGTCGCCAGATAGCCAGCAGCTTTCTTTCATTTCGAAGCAAGTAGAGGATGAGGAGCTTGATACGGATCTGCTGTACTTTACGGATATATACAGCGTTCGATTGGGAGAGCGTGATCTGTTCAAAGTGACGGATTCCAGTCTGGCGATAAGCCAATTCTCTTATTCGTCCGACGGGCAGCAGCTGATCCTGATCGCCAGTGATCGTGAGTATGGAAGCGGGAGCCACAACAGCTTATACGCTGTTCCCGTTCATCGAGGTATACCCAGGCCAATCGCACCTCAATTAGATATGCAGATTGGTAACGCGGCGCTTGGAGATATGAAGTCGGCAGGTGCGTCACCTTCTCCTGTCTCGGATGCCAATCATCCCGAACGCGGTGTATATGTACTCGGAACACATAACGGGAATGTGGACGTGTACCGTATTCAAGAAGATGGGGCATGTCAATTGGTGACGGGCGCTGGTGAAAAGGATGTTTATCAGTATACCTTAACACCAGATGGTACCTCGCTGGTTATCGCTGCATTGACAGATGGACATCCTGGAGAGTTATATCACGTGGATATCAACAGTGGTGAAATGTTCAGACTCACCCGGCGAAATGATGAATTCATGGCTGGATTGGCTGTAAATGTGCCAGTTCGTGTAGAGTTTACGTCCTCCGATGGATGGCCGCTTCAAGGTTGGTTAGCCACACCGACAATACGTGACACCAATGGGAAACTGCCACTGATTTTGCAGATTCATGGTGGACCCCACGCAATGTATACGGGAACATATAGTCATGAGATGCAAACACTCGTTGCGCAAGGTTACGCTGTGTTATGGATCAATCCTCGCGGAAGTATGGGATACGGTCAGGAGTTTGCCAGAGCTTGCCGTGGCGACTTTGCCGGAGGGGATTACCGGGATCTTATGGAAGCTGTTGATTATGCCCTGGCTACATACGATTTCCTTGATGCATCACGTCTGGGTGTAGCGGGTGGCAGTTATGGCGGAGTGATGACCAACTGGATTGTAGCGCATACCCACCGTTTCAAGGCGGCTGTAACCCAGCGTTGCATCTCCAACTGGTTGTCCATGTATGGAACGAGCGATATCGGAATTTCCTATGTTGAGGGAGTCATTGGTGGTAATCCGGCGGAAAACGCTGAATTCCTGTGGTCCCGCTCACCACTAGCTCATGCACACCACATTGAGACGCCACTTCTGATTATGCACGGAGAGCAGGATTATCGGACACCGATTGCACAAGCGGAGGAATTATATACTACGCTAAAACGATACGGCAAAAAAACCAAACTGATTCGTTACCCGGGTTCCAACCACAGTTTGCTAAAAAGCGGTAAACCTTCATTACGTATCGATAGCTTCGAACAGGTGAATGCCTGGTTCAATCAGTACCTCGGGAATGAGGAGGGCGAGCAATGA
- a CDS encoding ABC transporter permease, whose translation MTGSNEMPIPGTEQEQDNGRAPTGFRYIWQQLIISKTGMFGAVLVLLVVLIAIGAPLLTSHDPAAVNPLNRLKPPAWLEGGTAEYWLGTDNLGRDMWSRIVYGARVSLIVGMGAVIVSGIIGAILGLVSGFYGKWLDAVIMRVGDAFMAIPTILFMLVVMAIVGPGITTLIFVIGVTNWVPFTRVVRSEVLSIKERDFVHAARSIGAKNGRLILKHILPNILSSFIVICGMNVGTTIIMEASLSFLGLGIKPPDVSWGGMLSDGRQYVATSWWVATFPGLAITFTVLGVIFLGDWLRDVLDPRTETTHK comes from the coding sequence ATGACAGGCAGCAATGAAATGCCAATTCCGGGTACGGAACAGGAACAAGACAATGGGCGTGCACCAACGGGATTTCGTTATATCTGGCAACAACTGATCATCAGCAAGACCGGAATGTTTGGTGCTGTGCTTGTATTGTTGGTTGTGTTAATTGCCATAGGTGCACCTCTATTGACGAGTCATGATCCGGCGGCGGTTAATCCGCTCAATCGACTTAAACCACCAGCGTGGCTTGAGGGCGGAACGGCCGAATACTGGCTGGGTACCGATAATCTGGGTAGAGACATGTGGAGTCGAATTGTATATGGTGCCCGAGTTTCATTAATCGTGGGGATGGGTGCCGTGATTGTGTCAGGAATCATTGGCGCGATTCTGGGGCTGGTATCCGGATTCTACGGGAAATGGCTGGATGCAGTCATCATGCGTGTAGGTGATGCATTCATGGCGATTCCAACCATTCTGTTCATGCTTGTTGTGATGGCGATTGTTGGCCCGGGTATTACAACGTTGATCTTTGTCATCGGGGTGACGAACTGGGTTCCATTCACCCGTGTGGTAAGAAGTGAAGTACTAAGTATCAAAGAGCGGGATTTTGTTCATGCGGCCAGATCGATTGGCGCGAAGAATGGAAGATTGATTCTGAAACACATTCTGCCGAATATCCTTTCATCCTTTATTGTAATCTGCGGTATGAATGTCGGCACGACAATTATTATGGAAGCTTCACTCAGTTTCCTGGGTCTAGGTATCAAACCACCTGATGTATCCTGGGGAGGGATGCTCAGTGATGGCAGACAATACGTTGCAACAAGCTGGTGGGTCGCTACATTCCCGGGACTAGCCATCACATTTACCGTACTCGGTGTTATTTTCCTTGGAGATTGGCTGCGTGATGTGCTTGATCCACGTACGGAGACAACCCATAAATAA
- a CDS encoding ABC transporter permease, translating into MGKYVLKSLLQIIPVLFIVSLIVFILVRVTGDPVALMLPETATAEDRAVLTQALGLDQPLYTQYVKFLGSAIQGDFGQSFRYNQPALELVLERLPASFELAVAAMFFAVLMAVPLGVISAVKRNTFTDLIISGISVIGKAMPNFWMGIMLILLFSVMLGVLPVSGRGGLSHLILPAFTLGVGLAAQMTRLIRSSMLEILNQDYIRTARSKGLGRMVVIVKHAFRNGLIPVVTIMSLQFTSLIGGTLITETVFSWPGLGQLLVVAVNTHDMAIVQAAVFVIAFIVVIINILTDVAYRLLDPRIKYD; encoded by the coding sequence ATGGGCAAATACGTTCTTAAGTCATTACTACAGATCATTCCGGTGCTGTTCATTGTTTCATTAATTGTGTTCATTTTGGTTCGAGTTACCGGTGATCCGGTTGCGCTAATGTTGCCTGAAACGGCTACCGCTGAAGATCGTGCTGTCTTGACGCAGGCACTTGGTTTGGACCAGCCTTTATATACGCAATACGTGAAGTTTCTGGGCAGTGCGATACAGGGAGACTTTGGTCAGTCTTTTCGCTACAATCAGCCTGCGTTAGAGCTGGTGCTGGAGAGATTACCTGCCAGCTTTGAACTGGCTGTAGCCGCCATGTTTTTTGCCGTACTTATGGCTGTGCCACTTGGCGTCATTTCAGCTGTGAAACGCAATACGTTTACCGATCTCATCATTTCAGGAATATCCGTTATTGGTAAGGCGATGCCAAACTTCTGGATGGGGATTATGCTTATCCTCTTGTTCTCCGTCATGCTGGGCGTATTGCCGGTATCTGGTCGCGGAGGGTTGTCACATCTGATCTTGCCGGCATTCACGCTTGGCGTTGGACTGGCCGCGCAGATGACCCGGCTGATTCGCTCCAGCATGCTGGAGATTCTGAATCAGGACTATATTCGAACAGCCCGCAGCAAGGGGCTTGGCCGAATGGTTGTCATTGTGAAACATGCATTTCGGAATGGATTGATTCCGGTCGTGACAATTATGAGTTTGCAGTTTACAAGTCTGATCGGGGGAACCTTGATTACGGAAACGGTATTCTCCTGGCCTGGACTGGGTCAATTGCTGGTCGTTGCAGTCAACACACATGATATGGCGATTGTACAGGCAGCGGTGTTTGTCATTGCCTTTATCGTTGTGATAATCAACATCTTGACGGATGTGGCTTACAGGCTGCTTGATCCGCGCATCAAATACGATTAG